The DNA segment AAGGTGAAATCCACCGATCGCCTCAACCATGGCAAATTTGCCGAAAGCCCTGAGATCGTGCAGCTGATCGGCCAGCGGCTTGTGACCGGCCAGACCTTGACGGATTCGGACGTCACTCTCGGCGACGGTATCACGGCTCTGGTGGCCGGCACGGTCAATACGGTCGGCCAGGTCACGGCAACCACGGTTGCGACCCCTGTCGATCTTCTTTCCGGAAATCTGAAACTGCCGAAGAAGAAAAAACCGGCAGAGGTCGAAGGCGCCTTCCAGCCGCAGGATGCCCCGTCGCAGTAAGGCGGCGGATCGAGACACGCGGCGGTCTATAGTGGACCACTGCGGAACCATCGCCCCGGATGATCGTTTTACTCCCACAAAGGAGAACGATCATGCCGACCACAATCCCGACACCACAGGACGACAGCCCGCGCGGCCCGCAATCCACGCCGGGCATCCCGGATCGTACGCAGGAAAAACCGGCGACGCCGCCTGTGATCGACAAGGGCGACACGAAGAACCCCAACGACCCCGTTCTGGAGCCGGCTCTGCTCCCCATCGGCGATCCCGCTGGCGCGGCTTAAGGAAGACATCATGTCCACAGACGATACCAACGCCACACCGGAACAGAGGAAGCCGCGCGATGTGCATCGACCACCAGGCGAGCCTTCTCACGCTGACGAGCGATCTAAAGCTCCACCTATGGTTCAGCCGGCAGGCGGCAAGGACGAGAGCGAAAAGCCCATCGTCAACCCTGTGACCGGCGGCTTGATTTGATACAGAGATTGAAAAGAAAAATACCGGCTCGCATTTTGCAAGCCGGTATTTTTATAAGTCACAACAGGAATAGCGGCGTGATGGCGCTCAGTGCGGCAGCACCTCGACCTTATTCTCGACGAGATGAACACCGATCACCGACGCGGCGGCCTGTTCGATGCAGCCGATTTCTGTCTCGCAGGACACGTAACCGCTGAGAATAACGGTGCGCCCGACAGCCATGACGGACAGCCTGGATGTATCGATCAGCGCCGAATATTGAATGTAACGCATGACCTTGTTGGCCAGTTCGTCATCGGTGAGGTCCGAGTGATCATCCTGGTGGATATAAATCTGATTGTGCATGGCGATTGTCCTTCCGCAGGGACAACGCAAGTTTTTCCCGAATGTTCCAGACTTCTGAAATGAGTTTGCAGTGCGGGATATCAGACGCCCGGATGCACATTCCCGGGTTGCAGGCTTACCGGCTGCACGTGGATGAAGGCCTCGACGGCTGCGGCAATGAAGTCCTGGCGGGCATAGTCCATCGGCTGTTCGCCGCGCAACACACCGCGGCATGTCCGGATCGCCGCCTGGTAGGCGGTCCCCTCGTGAATCGGCCATTTTTCCAAGAGGCATTGTGCCGCTTCGCGGGTGTTGCGCACCACCCGGTATGTTCCTATTCCGTCGAGTTCGAGGACGAAGGGTTCAAGCCACCATTTTTCAATCATCTGGCAACCTCCTGCCGCACCTTGGCATATGAGCCTTGCGTGAAATGTACGCGGCGCGGGTTACTTGCTCAGCACCGGGTTGCGGCCGCCGGGCGAATGGGGCTATGGCGGAGAGACCTTCCGCCAAGAGGCCGTGCCTGATGTCTGATGTCTTCCTGAATGTCGTCCCGATTTTCGTTTTGATCCTCTTGGGCTGGCTGATCGTGCGGATGAACTATCTGAAGGCATCGGTGGGAGAGGCGCTTGGAGATTTCGTTTTCCGGGTCGCCGTGCCGGTTCTCCTGTTCCGCACCATTGCCGAGGCTGATTTCCGGGAGGGATCGCCCTGGCCGCTCTGGGTCGCCTATTTCTCCGGCGTCTGCGTGACCTGGACGCTGGGGCATCTCGCAGCGACGGTGCTTTTCAAGAAGGATGCTCGCATCGGGGTTTTGGCCGGGGTGTCGTCCGCCTTTGCCAATACGGTCTTCATCGGCCTGCCGCTGGTGTCCAGCAGCGTCGGTCAGGAGGGTGTCGTGGCCCTGTCCATTCTTCTGTCGGTGCATCTGCCGGTGATGATGATCGCCGGAACCATCCTGATGGAGCGGGCGGAACGCAAGACCAGCGGCAGGCCCGGCCAGAGTCCGCTTGCGCTCTTGAAGGGCATCCTGCGCAATCTGGTGCGTAATCCGCTGGTCATCGGGCTGGCGCTGGGGGCCCTGGTGCATCTGACAGGCATGCCGCTTGGCGGCCCGGTCAAGATCGTCATCGATCAGCTGGCCGGCGTCGCTGCGCCTGCGGCGCTGATCTCGATCGGCATGGCTGTCGATAAATACGGGCTGACCGGCAATACCGGCCTTGCCTCGATCACCAGCGCGTTGAAATTGATCGTGCTGCCGGCGACGGTCTACGGCGCCTGCCAGCTGCTTGGCCTCAACAGCCACTGGACGGCGGCGCTGGTCTTGACGTCATCGGTTCCCACCGGCGTCAATGCCTGGCTGATCGC comes from the Pararhizobium qamdonense genome and includes:
- a CDS encoding DUF982 domain-containing protein translates to MIEKWWLEPFVLELDGIGTYRVVRNTREAAQCLLEKWPIHEGTAYQAAIRTCRGVLRGEQPMDYARQDFIAAAVEAFIHVQPVSLQPGNVHPGV
- a CDS encoding AEC family transporter produces the protein MSDVFLNVVPIFVLILLGWLIVRMNYLKASVGEALGDFVFRVAVPVLLFRTIAEADFREGSPWPLWVAYFSGVCVTWTLGHLAATVLFKKDARIGVLAGVSSAFANTVFIGLPLVSSSVGQEGVVALSILLSVHLPVMMIAGTILMERAERKTSGRPGQSPLALLKGILRNLVRNPLVIGLALGALVHLTGMPLGGPVKIVIDQLAGVAAPAALISIGMAVDKYGLTGNTGLASITSALKLIVLPATVYGACQLLGLNSHWTAALVLTSSVPTGVNAWLIANHFNVGHGLASSTITITTALGVISVSAWAYFLL
- a CDS encoding BON domain-containing protein — protein: MHNQIYIHQDDHSDLTDDELANKVMRYIQYSALIDTSRLSVMAVGRTVILSGYVSCETEIGCIEQAAASVIGVHLVENKVEVLPH